The Lycium barbarum isolate Lr01 chromosome 10, ASM1917538v2, whole genome shotgun sequence genome includes a region encoding these proteins:
- the LOC132614956 gene encoding mitochondrial intermembrane space import and assembly protein 40 homolog isoform X2 produces the protein MGQVQSDAIDNQSQSVNSDSQPRSLDSLIAAAAYGEDGENESIDEKARKALECPCIAHLRGGPCGDQFSDAFLCFLKSTAEEKGSDCVSPFVALQSCIKASPNAFSKDVLEDNDDDVSNKYEVQKEETPKQEYRIIPPIWSVESKGTKRNKL, from the exons ATGGGACAAGTGCAAAGTGATGCCATTGACAATCAATCTCAAAGTGTTAATAGTGATTCTCAACCACGTTCTCTTGATTCTTTGATTGCTG CTGCAGCATATGGTGAAGATGGTGAGAATGAG TCAATTGACGAGAAAGCTCGGAAAGCCCTAGAATGCCCTTGCATTGCTCATTTACGGGGTGGCCCCTGTGGTGACCAGTTTTCAGACGCTTTTCTCTGTTTCCTCAAGAGCACAGCTGAAGAAAAG GGCTCTGACTGCGTTAGTCCGTTTGTCGCTCTTCAAAGCTGTATCAAGGCAAGTCCTAATGCTTTTTCGAAGGATGTCCTTGaggacaatgatgatgatgtgagCAACAAATATGAAGTCCAGAAGGAGGAAACACCAAAACAAGAATATAGAATCATCCCTCCTATTTGGTCTGTAGAATCAAAGGGGACTAAGCGTAATAAGCTCTAG
- the LOC132614956 gene encoding mitochondrial intermembrane space import and assembly protein 40 homolog isoform X1, with the protein MGQVQSDAIDNQSQSVNSDSQPRSLDSLIAEAAAYGEDGENESIDEKARKALECPCIAHLRGGPCGDQFSDAFLCFLKSTAEEKGSDCVSPFVALQSCIKASPNAFSKDVLEDNDDDVSNKYEVQKEETPKQEYRIIPPIWSVESKGTKRNKL; encoded by the exons ATGGGACAAGTGCAAAGTGATGCCATTGACAATCAATCTCAAAGTGTTAATAGTGATTCTCAACCACGTTCTCTTGATTCTTTGATTGCTG AAGCTGCAGCATATGGTGAAGATGGTGAGAATGAG TCAATTGACGAGAAAGCTCGGAAAGCCCTAGAATGCCCTTGCATTGCTCATTTACGGGGTGGCCCCTGTGGTGACCAGTTTTCAGACGCTTTTCTCTGTTTCCTCAAGAGCACAGCTGAAGAAAAG GGCTCTGACTGCGTTAGTCCGTTTGTCGCTCTTCAAAGCTGTATCAAGGCAAGTCCTAATGCTTTTTCGAAGGATGTCCTTGaggacaatgatgatgatgtgagCAACAAATATGAAGTCCAGAAGGAGGAAACACCAAAACAAGAATATAGAATCATCCCTCCTATTTGGTCTGTAGAATCAAAGGGGACTAAGCGTAATAAGCTCTAG
- the LOC132614951 gene encoding uncharacterized protein LOC132614951, which yields MAIFSPLLNPLSPNTTISKQFTGAVTHSIIQNSATMAKINEDQVLKAVNALLKWKKLQSNKTQNPQSYQEDEEETQLVDDNFIYLQLTLKKIPPKELTNPHKITLCHPISTFSNICLIINDNPKKPHNSKSNLDGPHNSRTNLDVETAQKKIKSLEIPITKVLKLSKLKAEYNSFEAKRDLYESYELFLADKRVVNLLPGLLGKQFYKKKRKVPVPVELKGNSNWKEEIERALSSTLLCLGNGTCSVLKVGRNGMESSEVMENVLAAIDGIIEFVPKKLGGVRAFHLKFSDSLALPIYEDLPDQRENNEKKKK from the coding sequence atGGCAATATTCTCACCTCTTCTAAACCCCCTTTCCCCAAACACCACCATCTCAAAACAATTCACGGGAGCCGTCACCCATTCCATAATACAAAACTCAGCAACAATGGCGAAAATCAATGAAGATCAAGTACTTAAAGCAGTCAACGCTCTTCTCAAATGGAAAAAACTTCAATCCAATAAAACCCAAAACCCACAATCATatcaagaagatgaagaagaaacaCAATTAGTAGATGATAATTTCATTTACCTTCAATTAACTCTCAAGAAAATCCCACCAAAAGAACTCACTAACCCTCACAAAATCACTCTTTGTCACCCCATTTCAACATTCTCTAATATTTGTCTCATCATTAATGACAATCCCAAAAAACCCCACAACTCAAAATCCAATCTTGATGGACCCCACAATTCAAGAACCAATCTTGATGTTGAAACAGCTCAAAAAAAGATCAAATCTTTAGAAATACCAATTACAAAAGTTTTGAAGTTATCCAAGTTGAAAGCTGAATATAATTCTTTTGAGGCTAAAAGGGATTTGTATGAGTCATATGAACTGTTTTTAGCTGATAAAAGAGTGGTTAATTTGCTTCCAGGTTTATTAGGGAAGCAAttttataaaaagaaaaggaaagtacCTGTGCCTGTTGAGTTAAAGGGGAATAGTAATTGGAAAGAGGAGATAGAAAGAGCGCTTTCGTCGACTTTGTTGTGTTTAGGGAATGGGACTTGTAGTGTTTTGAAAGTTGGGAGAAATGGGATGGAGAGTAGTGAAGTTATGGAGAATGTTTTAGCGGCTATTGATGGAATTATTGAGTTTGTTCCGAAAAAATTGGGTGGTGTTAGAGCTTTTCATTTGAAGTTTTCGGATTCATTGGCATTGCCTATTTATGAGGATTTGCCTGATCAAAGAGAAAATAATGAGAAGAAAAAGAAGTAA
- the LOC132614278 gene encoding tetraketide alpha-pyrone reductase 1-like, producing the protein MEIMEDKNIVVEENTNNYKGKVCVTGASGFVASWLIKRLLLSGYHVIGTVRDPGNQKKVGHLWKLQGAKERLRLVKANLSDEGSFDDAIMGCEGVFHTASPVLGKPTFDATVEILNPAVDGTLNVLRSCKKNARLRRVVLTSSSSTARVRDDIDPNIPLDESSWSSVEFCKKFEIWYVLSKTLAEKAAWEFCEKNSIDLVTLLPSFIIGPSLPPDLCSTANDVLGLLKGQTDKFEFHGRMGYVHIDDVALSHILVYEHPSAHGRFLCSSKVLDNNQLVSVLSERYPSLPIPKRFKELDRPPYEFNTSKLEGLGMKFKSIEEMFDDCIAFLKERGLISSI; encoded by the exons atggaaataatGGAGGATAAAAATATAGTAGTAGAAGAAAACACCAATAATTACAAGGGAAAAGTATGTGTGACAGGTGCATCTGGTTTTGTAGCTTCATGGTTGATCAAACGTCTTCTCTTGTCTGGTTATCATGTCATTGGCACAGTTAGAGATCCAG GGAACCAGAAGAAAGTAGGACATCTATGGAAGCTACAAGGAGCAAAGGAGAGACTCCGTCTGGTGAAGGCTAACCTATCTGATGAAGGCAGCTTTGATGATGCGATTATGGGTTGTGAAGGTGTTTTTCATACTGCCTCACCTGTCTTGGGAAAGCCTACTTTTGATGCCACG GTTGAAATCTTGAATCCTGCAGTAGATGGTACCTTAAATGTGCTAAGATCCTGTAAGAAAAATGCAAGACTGAGACGTGTGGTTTTGACTTCCTCTTCTTCGACAGCAAGGGTAAGAGATGACATTGACCCTAACATACCCTTGGATGAATCATCTTGGAGCTCTGTCGAATTCTGCAAAAAATTTGAG ATTTGGTATGTACTATCAAAGACCCTAGCTGAGAAGGCTGCTTGGGAATTCTGTGAAAAAAACAGCATTGATCTTGTGACACTACTTCCCTCTTTCATCATTGGGCCAAGTTTGCCTCCAGATTTGTGTTCAACAGCAAATGATGTTCTTGGTTTGCTTAAAGGACAGACAGATAAGTTTGAATTCCATGGAAGAATGGGTTACGTTCACATAGATGATGTAGCTCTCTCTCATATACTTGTTTATGAGCATCCAAGTGCTCATGGGAGGTTCCTTTGCAGCTCAAAAGTTCTTGACAACAATCAACTTGTCTCGGTTCTATCAGAGCGCTACCCGTCTTTGCCTATTCCTAAAAG GTTTAAGGAATTGGATCGACCTCCCTATGAATTCAACACTTCGAAGCTGGAGGGCTTAGGAATGAAATTCAAGTCCATTGAAGAGATGTTTGATGATTGTATCGCATTCCTCAAAGAGAGAGGCCTTATTTCTTCCATCTAA